gtactctgggatgcagaccatcaggccctggggatttatctgccttcagtcccaacagtttacctaacaccatttcctgactaatgtggattcccttcagttcctccctcccactagatcctcggtcccctagtattcctgggagattgtttgtgtcttccttagtgaagacagcaccaaagtactcgtttcactgttctgccatttccttgtttcccattataaactcacctgtttctgactgtaagggaccttcaTTTGTCTTcatatcttttcctcttcacatatctgatGGAATTTGGTGATGTTACGCATGCATCCATCTTTGTTTAGATGCATGAATCCCCTGTATGTTGGCGATAGGTTTGATGAATAATCTGATTAGCAAATAATAAtcaacatggtggtgcagcggtggagttgctgccttacagcgcctgcagtgtcggagacccgggttcgatcccaaccacaggtgctgtctattctacccctcctcccctgtgccccacctagacttgcatctatttctccccttcccttccctctacctctgcatccttcctctgaattcacaattcacaacacttcaatccttttgtctcacatgttttttttttaacatttcggGCCTTCGTTCACCCATCACCCATTAGGGGCGACAGAGGCGCAgttggagagttgctgccttgcagcaccagagacccaggttcgatactgacagTGGGTGATGTttttacagagtttgcacgttcctatGTGTCTGGCGGaaaactagtgcacgggtgatcattggttggcgtggattcggtgggccgaagggcctgtacctctaaaactCTAACACTGAAACAAATCTGCCTTTCGAAAacccccctcgcctgtgttcaTGTATTATCTGCCACGTttcgtcctgcccctcctctcttccagctttcattcccccctctcccctcagttGGTCTGAAAGGAtcacgatccaaaacatcacttaaccacgttctccagaggtgctgcctgacccactgaattactccagtactcggtttcttttttttctgcaccaacatctgcagttccgtgtttccACTACTTGAATAATCTGATGAATATCCCACACAGAGGACAGTGAATAGCCTTGAGATACTTTGACCCACAGTGTTCCAATTCATTATTGCTAAAGCAGTgatggtttaagtttattattgtcacatgtactgaggtccagtgaaaaactttgttttacatgctatccaaacagatcagataatactatacattaaCAAACTCAGGTACAATAGAGAGAaccaaggggaagatacagaatgcagaatatagttctcagcattgtagcgcatcagttccagagacaaagtccaatgcccacaatggggtagaggtgaatcggacagtagcctagcttatggaaggaccgttcagaagcctggagacagaggggaggaagctgttcctgagtctgatggtgcgcgatttcaagcttctgtaccttctgccggacgggagcagggagaagaaggaatgaccggggtgggacaaggctTTGAATATGACGGCTGCTTTTCCCTCTAaaacagcgtgaagtgtagatggagttaatggtggggagtcgggtctgtgtgatggactgggctacagctGCTGCACTCTGAAATTTCTTGGCgccattcccaaaccaagctgtgtgaTGCAATCCAATAGTACGCTTTCTCTAAGCCTGAGTAATCCATCGATAGAAACATCTCGGAGTGACTGCTTAGGTGAATCCTTTGCTGAAGGCAGAGAATTGGTAGGAGCAAAAATGGACAGCACAGTAAATAGTCAAGTATGATGACGCATTTTATATTCTCATTTAATATTTTGCAAAGTAATGAACAGAGAAATGTAGAATGGAGCAACACATCACGTTATAAATATCATTTATTTTCACAACATCATTtttgctgttttcaggcaactgaaatcCTACCAACAGCgtgagagcagtgctgagctactaactacctcattggagaccctcggactatctttgatcaggcttTACCGGCTTTAACTTGTATGAAACCTTATTATTAACCTGGCATGATGATTTGTGTTGCCGTCGATAGAGCAGCACTTTGTTGTTGAGCCTTCCTAGTAACTCAAGCATTGCATGCTCTCCTGTCTTGGTTTGTACCATATTAAATAGGCTTGGACTGGTGTAAAccgatccaccactgactcacacAGCTCTGTATCAAAGTTTGAATGAAAAAGAAAATCTGGactcaggggcggcacggtggcgcagcgatagggttgctgccctacagcgcttgcagcgccggagacctgggttcgatcccgactatggatgttgcctgtatggagtttgtacgttctcccagtgaccgagtccatttttccgagatcttcggtttcctcccacactccagagacgtgcagttttgtatgtTTGTGGGTTaagtgacttggtataaatgtaaactgttcctagtgtgtagcatagcgttaatgtgcggggatcgctggtcggtgcggactcggtgggctccgcgatgtatccctaaactaaactaaccaaggaactgcagattgttgTTATGGCACCcgcctcaactgcttcctctgcATCGAGCTGCAACAATTTCATCCCTGCTATTATCAGACAATTGAACCGTCCTCTCTAGAGAGgcgcctacctcattggagaccaaacTATCGTTAATCAGTCTTtattggacattatcttgcacaacacattattcacgttattccctttatcatgtatctgtacattgtggatggcttgattgtaatcatgtattgtttttccgctgactggttagcagacaacaaaatcttttcactgtacctcagtacatgtgacaagaaactaaactgttTCTCTCGCAACTTTATACTCAATTCAATGCCTGTCACGATTTAGTGTGCATTCATTCTGCAGCGCGTATGGTTTGTGCACTGACTAATCGGGAAAGGGAGGGCCCAAGATATATCGAGCCTCTGTGTATTGTTGGTAACTATCTGAACACATCAAAGGCTTTGAGCAAATGGCTGCATCTTTGTCATCATTGTGCTGCATCCTAATGCAATCACACTTGAAAAAATGtgaaagatagacactaagtgctggagtaactctggacttTTATCTCTTTAACTGCTGGCGAGACATCAACCGTCTTTACTTATCTCCTCCCCTTATCTACTCTAACTCCCCCGCCCGGCCATCTACCCTCGCTGGACCATCTTATCCCTCACTGACAGCAAAACATCAACCATCTTGCCTTTTCCCCTCCCTTACCTGCGTTAATCTAACCCCCTGTCAACGCCAAGccctcctctcacatcccaacaaTATTGAACCAAATGTGAGCTCTCCTGGCTTCTTAGTTCCAGCAGAAAAATGTTTTATTGCTTAATCCCTTCACGGGCACGAGCAAACAAATATCAACATCTTTCCCAGAAGATGTGCAGCCTATTCATAGAGTATGGAACGTAGaagagtacaacacaggaacaagcccttcggcccacaatgtctgtgccaaacatgatgccaagatcatcacttatctgcctgtacatgacccatgtctctccattccctgtaaaTCAATgcgcctgtccaaaagcctcttaaacatcactgtcGTATCTGCTTCAAACACaattcttatctgtctgcacgtaatccatgtcccttcattccctgtatatctGTGCCTCTCTAAAAGCCTAAACACCGctgttagcatggacaagtttagtttagtttagtttggaaacacAGCATgtatcaaaacaggcccttcagcccaccgagtccacaccgaccactgatcgcccgttcacactagttccacgttatcccactttctcatccactcccgacgcaccagggggtaatttacagagggccaattaacctacaaacccgcgcgtcttcgggatgtgggaggaaaccagagcacctggaggaatcccgcgcggtcacagggagaacgtgcaaactccacacagagacagtaccagaggtcaggattgaaactaaatctctggcgccgtgaggcagtggctctaccagctgtgccactgtgcagcatatagatgggccgaagggcttgtttccatgctgtacagttctatgactctaagtggaaGCTCTATGGGTAAAAAGACTAATAAAACTTAAATAAAGGTAATACAGGAACTTACACATGCCGACTCAAGTGAGTGGGTCAGGATTATCCTTATTGAAACTATCTATCAAGTTGCAGTTAATGTGATAACAGTGAAGATATTTTCACAGTTGCCATCATTGCTTTGAATGTAAATAACCTTCTTATACTTACAGTAACTTTCTAGTTAAAATAAAACTCTTGCCTAACAAGTCACTGAAATGCTTGTTATGAACTGAGGATGTGTCCAACCATTAATAAAGGCCGCATATTTTAAAAGATTCTGCGACTCGCTATCTTATGCCATCACTCCAAGCTATTTACTTTAAAttagcaaaaaaaaaacccccagcaataataaataaatactttCATCACCACAGTTCCTTATTTCTGTATCAGAACATTATGTAATTTGTCATAGAGTTCAGTACAAAGCAGTCCAGGCTAAAACTGTTCCACTTGGCGACAAACCAAGGAAATATCTCCCAGTTCATCTTCAAATACGGTCAATGTTAATGAGGGAGATTAATTCTTCCCCGCTTCCAAATCAAATCTGtcgcagtttcttcccctctaatTCTTCTTGTGAAGGAAAGCAAAACGTTCTTGGTTTCGGTGAGAAGGGTTGCAGTTATGCATGGCGATTGGAAATGTGTTAGTCACTGAGGTCGGGGACTATTCCCTGCCCTTTCTTTTTCCGAATGAGTTCACTGTGGCACGGTTGACATTGAGTGCCACTGTTGTGTTTTTATTTTCATGCATCCTGGCTGGTATTGTCTCTCTAGTTCTACGCAAGGCTGTGGCGCTCACAACTACGGGCAATGTAGACTCGGTGATCCATGCGCTCATCGCCTTATTGTTGCAGAGAACTCCGCATTTAACGATGGCTGTGGTTGGCTTGTATCTTGTTGATCAGGTTTACATAGACATCCGATTTTAAAAACCTCGGGTACGAATCCTTCTCCATCAAACCGAAGATAATTCTTTGGGCTCCCTCAAAACAGCAATCAGTTGGCATCAGAATATTTCTGCTGAGCAGATCCCGCATATTACCATCAATATTGACCTAGATTTAGAAAAAGATATTTGGTTTATTATTTGTTTAGTACTTGTGCTCATCTCTATATCATATTTAAAAGGCAATGCTTTTCTGGTCTTAAAAGGAACACCCTGCTCAATCCAAGACATTTCAACTATCTTTAAGCAGACTTTATCGCACTTCCATTGTTATATCTTAGCACAAAATGTTGTCCCCTTTATCTATGTATCTGTGCATTGTGTGCGACTTCATTctattcatgtacagtcttttctttgactggacagcatgtaaataaaagctcttcactgtcggaaggaactgcagatgatgatagacagaaaatgctggagtaactcagccggacaggcaccatctctggatagaaggaattccttctatcaagagatgctggatagcccaatgagttactccagcattttgtgtctagtttttcactgtacacatgacagtaatgagctaaagtaaactaaaaaatGTAACTtgcttaactgcagatgctggaaaatcgaaggtagacacaaatgctggagaaactcagcgggtgaagcagcatctatgaagcgaaggaaataggcaacgttttgggtaggcccgaaacgttgcctatttccttcgctccatagatgctgctgcacccgctgagtttctccagcatttttgcctacctaaaaaatgtaattgttccttTTCGGTACAACCtaagaaaaaactgcaaatgctggtaaaatcgaaggttgacgcaaaatgctggagtaactcagcgggtgaggcagcatctatggagagaaggaattggtgacgtttcgggtcgagacccttcaacactctcgactcttcacaattaaacacttgaggggttggacagacttggattgttttctctggaatgccagaggttgagaggagacttgatggaagtctACAAAATGACGAGAGGCAGagatagtcaagagtcaagggtgttttttTTGTCATATATCCTGAATCaaaacaatgaagttcttacttgctgcagcggcAGCACCAAAGGTTGTAAACACGGTGCTCAATAGATAAGGATATGTTGTTCTACCCACGGTGAAAATGTCAGAgacgagagggcataggtttaaggtgagaggggtgaaatttaaaggagatgtgacaggcagcttctctggagaaaaggaataggtgacgtttcgggtcaagaagtcctctcagtctgaagaagggtctcgactattccttttctccagagatgctgcctgacccgctgagttactccagacaatggagggatgtggatcacgtgcacgcACATGAGGTTAGtttcatttggcatcatgttaggcacagacattgtgggccgaagggcctgttgctgtgctgtactgttctatgtttaatgtTCTAATGGTCCCCTGTGCAGCATAACAGCTGAGTTTCCCTGTGCCATCATTTCTGGTGTTGTCACGAAGATCCCTTTGTGTTCGCACTGTCATCAGTTTCAGTTCTGCTAAATTTTAAAATATAGAAAAAAAAACGACCTATCTGATGATTTGTGTAGCCGCCGATAGAGCagcactttgtttagtttagattagtttagagatacagcgcgggaacaggctcttcggcccattgggtccgcgccgaccagcgatccccgtacattaacactatcctacacccactaggaacaatttttacatttaccaagccaattaccctacaaactttGTTGTTGAGCCTTCCTAGTAACTGAAGCATTGCATGCCCTCCTGTTTTGGTTTGTACCATATTAAATAGGCTTGGACTGGTGTAAAccgatccaccactgactcacacAGCTCTGTATCAAAGTTTGAATGAACACAagggttgcacggtggcgcagcaggagagttgccgctttacagcgcttacagcactagagaccatgggttcaatcctgactacgggtgctgtctgcatggagtttgcacgttctctccgtgaccgcctgggtttactatgagatctttggtttcctcccacactccaaacacgtacaggtttgtaggttaaataacTTGGTatcaatttaaaattgtccctagagtgtgtgggatagtgctaatgtgcgggggattgctggtcggcaaggactcgttgggccgaagggcctgtttccgcactgtatctctaaactaaaataaacagggaactgcagattgtCGTTATGGCACCCgcctcagctacttcctctgCAACGAGCTGCTGCGACACTTtcctcctcccagctgttatcaggcaattgaactgtCCTCTTTAGAGATccgcctacctcattggagaccaaactatctttaatcagtctttgttggactttatcttgcacgaaacagcgaaacgttattcactttatcatgtatctgtacgctgtggacggctcgattgtaatcatgtacaggctttttgttgactggatagcacgcaacaaaaaactttccactgtctctcggtacatgtgacattaataaactaaactaaactaaactaaaacaacgtTTAATCGGTTCAGTGCCACCACCTCAAGGGCAAAATTGAACaaaaaaacttggcagtgaacaggttaaagtacatttggacaggtacgtggataggaaaggtttagaggaatatgggccaaatgcaagcgagtggatggggcatctcggtggcatgggcaaattgggctgaatgcccatatttccatgctgtatgagaaTGAATCtatggacctgcagatgctggtatacaaaaagacacacaaagtgctggtagacaaaaatgctggagaaactcagcgggtgaggcagcatctatggaacgaaggaatacgtgtcccttcttcagactgatgtgggggtggggggcagggagaagaaacgaagaggcggagacagtgggctgtgggagagctgggaaggggaggggaaagagggagaaagcagggactacctgaaattggagaagtcaatgttcataccgctggggtgtaaactgtccaagcgaaatatgaggtgctgctcctccaatttgcggtgggcctcactctggccatggaggaggcccaggacagaaaggtcggattcggaatgggcctcgctcgctgagtttctccagcatttttgtcaaccgtagatttttttcagcatctgcagttatttttcgAGTAGCTttgagagtcaggcagcatgtctggagtatATGGCCTGTTAATGCatttatgggtggcacagtggcgcagcgatagagtcgttgtcttacagcaccagagacccgggttcaaccctgactacgggtgctgcatgtacggagtttgtgcgttctccccgtgaccgctgtgatctttctacgggtgctccggctttctcccacactccaaagacatacaggtttgtaggttaattggccgtggtaaaattgtaaattgtccccagtgtgtaggatggtgctagtgtaggggtgatcaatGGCGGGgcctgggctcggtgggctgtaggTCTGAAGTCTTAAAGTCTAAAATCAAAGATTTGTGTAgcctacaacccaacagtatgaagactgaattctccaatatcaGGTAACTAGCCTAAACctcccttccttcttccccctgcctctatccacccccctcctccccctcccccccaccccccacctctttcCCTATGATCCACCTGGTTTTGCACCTATTTCTCATCTCCTATTCCTCTTCCAACTATATTCCCTACTTTGGCTTTACAATTTGCATCTCTTCtagccttatctcacaccttttgtcctttcatctctggccttagtccaaccatctgcctatcaaaactccccttcacccgtatccacctctcacacgccaggctttgtcctgcccctcctctcttccagtttactagccgtctgaagaagggtcccgacctgagacgtcgcctatccatgttctccagagatactgcctgacccgctgaataactccagcactctgtgtcttttttgtacaccaccagcacctgcagttgcttgcCTCTCTATTAAAGATGTTTGTTTGATCTTTCTGAGGATTGGCCAGGCTACAGAGACGGTCTTTGCTTTCACCGCAATAACAAGCTGCAAAGATGTAAACGCAGCAGTAAAATAAAATCACAGAGGACAAAGGAGAGGCGactctttcacccagagggtagtgtgtgtgtatggaacgagctgccagaggaggtggttgaggcaggtaaaagaatgcaaagacacctggacaggtatatagaaaggaaaggtttaagggatatgggccatacaaGGGCAAatggggactagcttagatggagcattgtagtcggcatggaccagttgggctgaatggcctgattctgtccTGTATGGCTTTCTATGCCTTGCAAAGGAAACACTAGATCTAAAGGCATacagtgtcatggagtcatacaacagggaagcaggcccttcagaagTAAGGGTATTAGACCCAGCATTATTTAGTAGGAACTCTTCCTGTATTAGAACTAGTGCACTTATctgtgcacaaaaggacacaaactgctggagtaacgcggcgggtcaggcagtatctctggagaatgtgggtaggcgacatttcgggtcgggacccttcttcagacagatgaaaGGTCTGAactgatcaatctgaagaagcgttccgagaacgatccacgttctccagaggtgctctgagattcagattcagattcaactatattgctctgcctgtcccgctgagttaagccccgtgtcccactttcccgagttactcacgaattcacccgagttttccccttgattcaaactcggagaatgtccgtagcgagtccgtaggagtctgtagatatttcgtagcggctcgtaatgccagccgtaggtactcggggcatcaggtaagtcgggacgttttttcagcatgttgaaaaatgtccatgagtaaaataaaagccccgagtacctacgactggcatctccgagtttgaatcaaggggaaaactcgggaacatttgtgagtaactcaggaaagtgggacaggggcttaactccagcattttgcgtcttccTGTAAATTAACCCggaatccgcagttccttgtttctatctatTTGTATATTTCAGATCAGAGGCTGTTGAGTATAAAACACTCACTTGCTTCGGGGCATCACTCCTGATGAACTCTCTGAAGATGTGCTGGGCCTTGGAGCCTAGTTTATCCGTAGACTTGGTTTTCTTGTAATCCTCACAGACCAGCCAGAAATCAATGTTCTCCTCGCTGAACTCCGACTTGAGGAAAGCTCTAAACGCTGCGACACCACCTTCAGGAGGAGAAGACATCCATTTAGATTTGGGCTCAAACACACCGAGCAGAAATGAATGGCAGCAAGCGTACGAGGTCAGAGTGGGAACAGATTCACTCACGTGGGTCAGCAAGAAGGACGTCCAGCGACTTGGACCATTGCGTTGCCTCTTCAAGAGTCAGGCTGCGTAAAACAGAAGCAAATGAATTagtaacacagacacaaaatgctggagtaactcagtgggacaggcagcatctctgaagagaaggaagatcagacgaagaagggcctcgacccaaaacgtcacccattccttctctccggcgatgttgcctgtcccgttgagttactccagcattttgtgtccatcttcggtgtaaacagaaATGAATTTGTTAGTTCATTCCTAAATTCAACTCAAATTTCAATTCTTTAAGATAGCTAATTTGTACTGAAAGTTGTACAGTTACTTCAAATCAACTTTACAAATACTGTAGTATTccgctaaaggacacaaagtgctggagtaacaatgggccaggcagcaactctggagaagttggacaggtgacgttttgggtcgtgatccttcttcagactgatgtatctgaagtaataaaaaggaactgtagattctggtttacaaaagaaaggacacaagtgctggagtaacaatggcccaggcagcaactctggagaagttggataggtgacgtttcgggtcgtgacccttcttcagactgatgtatctgaagtaataaaaaggaactgttgattctggtttacaaaaaaaaggacacaagtgctggagtaacaatgggccaggcagcaactctggaaaacatggcttggtgacgtttcgggttgggactcttcttcagactgatggtactccagcactttgtgtcctttcccgtcaaccagagtctgcagttccttgtttctactggagTACTAAGCTTATTGATTTTGCCTATGAACTACTTGCTGGTAATATCGTGAATATTCCACCAACGATGAAACTCCAATTCTGCCCCGGCTTTCATTTTGCAAGCTGCAGCCCGATTGCATGAAGTGCATTTAACTTTTAGTTCGTGATAACATTTAGAAAATGCCTGTTAAAACGCAACGAGAGAGATAGCACTTACCCCATGGACAGGTCGAGATTTCCTGTCATGTTGGATAAAAAACTAATTGCAGGATGATGAGGCTCAGAATTCAGTAGTATGGAAAACAGACGATTCTTGAGATCTTTGGCACTGAGGCAACATGCAAAAAAGAAACGCCAGTGTTAGCACTCTTACTTTTAACTAAACAACTGTAGTACCTGAAGCATAAAGAACCTCTGGTAGAACAACCGAAGAGCTGGTAATAGGATTTTTACAAATTATTTTTAGCATTGCTTTACTCAAAT
This sequence is a window from Amblyraja radiata isolate CabotCenter1 chromosome 10, sAmbRad1.1.pri, whole genome shotgun sequence. Protein-coding genes within it:
- the LOC116977509 gene encoding regulator of G-protein signaling 21-like isoform X1; its protein translation is MKQCLLNQPLHTNQTDMPELMLCQSSSTKEKDINDCRTKVAEKKKAKDLAKDLKNRLFSILLNSEPHHPAISFLSNMTGNLDLSMGLTLEEATQWSKSLDVLLADPRGVAAFRAFLKSEFSEENIDFWLVCEDYKKTKSTDKLGSKAQHIFREFIRSDAPKQVNIDGNMRDLLSRNILMPTDCCFEGAQRIIFGLMEKDSYPRFLKSDVYVNLINKIQANHSHR
- the LOC116977509 gene encoding regulator of G-protein signaling 21-like isoform X2; the protein is MSLSFMQTFFCAKDLKNRLFSILLNSEPHHPAISFLSNMTGNLDLSMGLTLEEATQWSKSLDVLLADPRGVAAFRAFLKSEFSEENIDFWLVCEDYKKTKSTDKLGSKAQHIFREFIRSDAPKQVNIDGNMRDLLSRNILMPTDCCFEGAQRIIFGLMEKDSYPRFLKSDVYVNLINKIQANHSHR